One Aureibacillus halotolerans DNA segment encodes these proteins:
- a CDS encoding extracellular solute-binding protein, translating into MKPRQKFAAAVFSSLFGIAALAGCASNESASNGGDADQTDQTEQSEAGEASSEPFAFSIMANLHTPEVPDDKILNALEESTNTEIEIQWVPDNTYVERLNSAFATNSFADAVFMKNQTTFVQFKEAIRDDQFWEIGPYMEQFENLSKLDEQVLANTMVDGKLYSIYQARPLSRQGLIYRKDWADNLGLEAPETTEDFYEMMRAFTEDDPDGDGQDDTIGLTDRSDLVYGAFKTVSSWFNTPNNWGEQDGKLMPEFMFPEYKQTMDYFKDLHENKYMNQDFPVTSKTDQQTLFKNGTAGAYIGSMGDVLSLYEDAKELNPDIEFGVHNQIKGPNGEYQIWAIPGYGNMVMFPKSKVESEEELLKILGFFDALMTPENANLLYWGIEGENYEVVDGRANVIADSSVQDREVKPFQSIEVGGPETNGRYEGVFPYEAKEKAEELIKDNENYLIHDPTVALDSETFIENGERLNQIIQDATWKYMIGQIDEAGFESAVEDWKNQGGTAVIEEYNASYEELNSN; encoded by the coding sequence ATGAAACCAAGGCAGAAATTTGCTGCAGCTGTTTTTTCATCTTTATTTGGAATTGCAGCCTTGGCTGGGTGCGCATCAAATGAAAGCGCTTCAAATGGTGGGGATGCTGACCAAACCGACCAAACTGAACAGTCAGAAGCTGGAGAGGCGTCGTCTGAACCGTTTGCCTTTTCAATTATGGCAAATTTACACACCCCAGAAGTACCAGATGACAAAATTCTAAACGCATTAGAGGAAAGCACAAACACGGAAATTGAGATTCAATGGGTGCCAGACAACACCTATGTGGAACGATTGAATTCTGCATTTGCTACGAATTCATTTGCTGACGCAGTATTCATGAAAAATCAGACGACCTTTGTTCAATTTAAAGAAGCGATCCGGGACGATCAATTTTGGGAAATTGGGCCTTATATGGAACAGTTCGAGAATTTAAGCAAGCTTGATGAACAGGTGTTGGCAAACACAATGGTCGATGGAAAGCTGTATTCGATTTATCAAGCAAGACCTTTGTCCCGTCAAGGTTTGATCTATCGTAAGGATTGGGCAGATAACTTGGGGCTTGAAGCACCTGAGACTACGGAAGATTTTTACGAAATGATGAGAGCGTTTACAGAAGATGACCCAGATGGCGATGGCCAGGATGACACGATCGGCCTTACTGATCGTTCAGACCTTGTCTATGGCGCCTTCAAAACGGTTTCTTCCTGGTTTAATACGCCAAATAACTGGGGCGAGCAGGACGGAAAGTTGATGCCAGAGTTTATGTTCCCAGAATACAAGCAAACGATGGATTACTTTAAAGATCTTCACGAAAACAAGTATATGAATCAAGATTTTCCAGTTACAAGCAAAACGGACCAGCAAACCCTATTCAAAAATGGAACGGCGGGTGCCTATATTGGTTCTATGGGGGATGTACTAAGCTTGTATGAAGATGCTAAAGAGCTTAACCCTGACATTGAGTTTGGTGTTCATAATCAGATCAAAGGACCAAACGGAGAATATCAAATATGGGCTATCCCAGGCTATGGAAACATGGTCATGTTTCCTAAAAGTAAAGTGGAGTCTGAAGAAGAACTTCTCAAAATCCTTGGCTTCTTTGATGCCTTGATGACTCCAGAAAATGCGAATTTACTTTACTGGGGAATCGAAGGAGAGAATTATGAAGTCGTAGACGGTCGTGCAAACGTGATTGCTGACAGTTCTGTTCAGGACAGAGAAGTCAAGCCATTCCAAAGTATCGAAGTTGGTGGACCGGAAACGAATGGACGTTACGAAGGTGTCTTCCCTTATGAAGCAAAAGAAAAAGCAGAAGAGTTAATCAAAGACAATGAGAACTATTTGATTCATGATCCGACAGTCGCTCTAGACTCCGAGACATTTATTGAAAATGGTGAGCGGTTAAATCAGATCATTCAAGATGCGACATGGAAGTATATGATCGGTCAGATTGATGAGGCTGGTTTTGAAAGCGCTGTAGAAGATTGGAAGAATCAGGGTGGTACTGCTGTTATTGAAGAGTACAATGCTTCTTACGAAGAGCTCAATTCGAATTAA
- a CDS encoding thioredoxin family protein, with the protein MNLNQWFDKGMDYETYVASMTVKQDELLHIYKKLAFTKDDLLNFESLRPKNLRCIVLSADWCGDAALCVPIFQRIAEESNITLHFLLRDDNLELMDQYLTNGTSRSIPKFIFINEAGHETMVWGPRSPQWEEEITRERSALPDKSAPNYDAMSKEMYARFKTKRTSDPFVWKDVINDFKRLL; encoded by the coding sequence ATGAATTTAAACCAATGGTTTGATAAAGGAATGGACTATGAAACCTATGTTGCTTCAATGACGGTGAAGCAAGATGAGCTTCTACACATCTACAAAAAACTTGCCTTTACAAAGGACGACTTATTGAATTTTGAAAGCCTTCGTCCAAAAAATCTTCGATGCATCGTTCTGTCTGCCGATTGGTGTGGTGACGCTGCCTTATGTGTTCCCATCTTTCAACGAATCGCTGAAGAGAGCAACATCACACTCCATTTTCTGCTCCGTGATGACAATCTAGAGCTGATGGATCAATACTTAACGAATGGGACTTCTCGATCCATTCCGAAGTTTATTTTTATTAATGAGGCTGGTCACGAAACGATGGTTTGGGGACCAAGATCCCCTCAATGGGAAGAGGAAATCACAAGGGAAAGAAGCGCATTGCCTGATAAAAGCGCACCAAACTATGATGCGATGTCAAAGGAGATGTATGCACGTTTTAAAACAAAAAGAACATCCGATCCGTTTGTTTGGAAGGACGTCATTAACGATTTTAAACGTTTGTTATAA
- a CDS encoding arylamine N-acetyltransferase: MTHKPLPQWAINYLNYIQVPIQEPSHDYLTMICTAHLNRIPFENVSTLINYKTYHKQKRLQQDEKKFVEHLFQHHMGGTCYVINSSLNQLLNQLGFHSRYTFLGGDHVALLVRVPDKQEELYVDCGNGAPFFEPIRLETDPHNVSSYGGIEVKLRPGDEPGTYTYHRAVDGKLLTEMNWPFDTRKTYRFDDFQEAIERYYKPNSLFTAYLRCQIWQLDQQRSLSLVNNVLSIRNSLGEGKKVTLANRKEVREVIDHEFHLPKLPVEKAIDVLEELGVHLFESQKTEEKTI; the protein is encoded by the coding sequence TTGACTCATAAACCATTACCACAATGGGCCATCAATTATTTGAACTACATTCAAGTTCCGATTCAAGAGCCATCTCATGACTATTTAACAATGATATGCACTGCTCATCTAAACCGTATTCCTTTTGAAAATGTGAGTACATTAATAAATTACAAAACGTACCACAAACAGAAAAGACTTCAACAGGATGAAAAAAAGTTTGTGGAGCACCTATTTCAGCATCATATGGGAGGAACGTGTTATGTCATCAATAGCAGTCTCAATCAATTGCTGAACCAGCTCGGATTTCACAGCCGCTATACTTTCCTAGGCGGGGATCACGTTGCGCTGCTCGTCCGGGTCCCCGATAAACAAGAAGAACTATACGTGGATTGCGGGAACGGCGCTCCATTTTTTGAACCGATTCGATTGGAAACCGATCCCCATAATGTGTCCTCTTACGGCGGCATAGAAGTAAAGTTACGGCCGGGGGATGAACCTGGAACGTACACGTATCACAGAGCGGTCGATGGAAAGCTGCTTACGGAAATGAACTGGCCGTTCGATACCCGCAAAACGTACCGCTTTGATGATTTTCAAGAGGCGATCGAACGCTATTACAAGCCGAATAGTCTCTTCACCGCCTATTTACGCTGCCAGATTTGGCAATTGGATCAACAGCGCTCACTTTCCTTGGTCAACAATGTGTTGAGTATCCGAAACAGCCTCGGGGAGGGCAAAAAGGTTACGCTAGCTAACCGCAAAGAGGTCAGGGAAGTGATCGACCACGAGTTTCACTTACCGAAGCTACCTGTTGAAAAGGCCATCGATGTTCTTGAAGAACTGGGTGTTCATCTGTTCGAGAGCCAAAAAACGGAGGAAAAAACAATCTGA
- a CDS encoding NADH:flavin oxidoreductase: MWNNLFSNFQLGGLDLPNRAVLAPMTRTSAELSGKANEKMARYYARFAKGGIGLVITEGLYPNHVNSRSYNYQPGIADEDQAASWQPVIEAVHREGGKVIAQLMHAGALVQHNDFTAIAPSAVQPVGELLKEHGGSGEFATPREMTKEDIQIAIDSFAQAAVRAKKVGFDGVEVHGANGYLLDQFVTDYTNQRTDEYGGSTENRIRLTVEVLHAIRSAVGPNYIVGVRISQGKVNDFHHKWANGEKDAQTIFEQLAEASPTYIHTTEYKAFAPAFANTQFTLAELAKRYSHLPVIANGKLGDPEKAESLLADGAANMIAIGREALVNPDWVNKIKEGRALNVFCHQSLEPIATLREEEYA, from the coding sequence ATGTGGAACAATCTTTTTTCGAATTTTCAGCTAGGGGGTTTAGATTTACCCAATCGTGCCGTTTTAGCACCGATGACCCGTACAAGTGCGGAACTATCTGGGAAGGCGAATGAAAAAATGGCTCGTTATTATGCTCGTTTTGCAAAAGGTGGAATCGGATTAGTCATTACGGAAGGGTTGTATCCAAATCATGTAAATAGCAGGAGTTATAACTACCAGCCAGGGATCGCAGATGAGGATCAAGCAGCCTCTTGGCAGCCAGTTATAGAAGCTGTCCATCGTGAAGGAGGAAAAGTTATCGCGCAACTCATGCATGCAGGAGCACTTGTTCAACATAACGATTTCACTGCCATTGCTCCTTCAGCGGTACAACCTGTAGGAGAATTGTTGAAAGAACATGGGGGGAGCGGGGAATTTGCAACGCCTAGAGAAATGACAAAAGAAGACATTCAAATCGCTATCGACAGTTTTGCTCAAGCAGCAGTGCGAGCGAAAAAAGTCGGCTTTGATGGTGTGGAAGTGCACGGAGCGAATGGTTATTTGCTTGATCAATTCGTAACAGATTATACAAATCAGCGTACAGACGAATACGGAGGATCAACAGAAAATAGAATACGCCTGACTGTAGAAGTATTGCACGCCATCCGGTCGGCAGTTGGCCCAAACTATATCGTAGGTGTCCGTATTTCGCAGGGAAAAGTAAATGATTTTCATCATAAATGGGCGAATGGAGAAAAGGATGCTCAAACTATATTCGAACAATTGGCGGAAGCTTCGCCAACGTATATTCATACAACCGAATACAAGGCATTCGCACCTGCATTTGCAAATACACAATTTACGCTGGCTGAATTGGCGAAGCGATATAGCCATCTCCCTGTTATAGCGAACGGGAAATTAGGTGATCCAGAAAAGGCAGAGAGCCTCTTGGCAGATGGAGCTGCGAATATGATTGCTATTGGGAGAGAGGCGCTGGTTAATCCAGATTGGGTGAATAAGATCAAAGAAGGAAGAGCCCTAAATGTCTTTTGCCATCAATCCTTAGAGCCGATTGCTACGCTTAGAGAAGAAGAATACGCGTGA
- a CDS encoding LysR family transcriptional regulator, translated as MELIDLRMVVTIQQEGNITRAAEKLGYVQSNLTMRIRKLEAELGVQIFHRDRKGVTPTEKGILLCNYATNILRMTEETIAAVTEAEYPCGSLTIGVVETIASTPSFIRALFEFQKNYPEVYLRLSTGTSPQNYQKVLNGELDGAFLTGEYDLTSVHVAYEFEEEVFLLTSTHEKEKADLPDFNKIAWVVFPEGCPLRKANSTWLQTKGVPFDNIIEVSALDTMLNCVRAGIGSSLLTESVVDKEDEQIQAYQVPEQFRYATSRLVTRKSLFLSKTFKAFAACFEEAMNLRNNINKV; from the coding sequence ATGGAATTAATTGATTTAAGAATGGTTGTTACCATCCAACAAGAAGGCAATATTACAAGAGCCGCAGAAAAGCTGGGTTATGTTCAATCTAATTTGACCATGCGAATCCGCAAACTAGAAGCAGAACTTGGTGTACAGATTTTTCACCGTGATCGAAAAGGGGTTACGCCGACCGAAAAAGGCATACTGTTATGTAATTATGCGACTAACATTTTACGGATGACAGAAGAAACCATTGCTGCCGTCACGGAAGCGGAATATCCTTGTGGCTCTTTAACCATTGGCGTAGTCGAAACCATTGCGTCTACTCCTTCTTTTATCCGTGCTTTATTTGAATTCCAAAAAAATTATCCAGAAGTGTATTTAAGACTTAGCACTGGCACTTCACCACAAAATTACCAGAAGGTACTGAACGGTGAATTAGATGGAGCGTTTCTAACCGGCGAATATGATCTTACTTCGGTACATGTCGCTTATGAGTTTGAAGAAGAAGTCTTTTTATTAACAAGTACACACGAAAAAGAAAAAGCAGATTTACCTGATTTTAACAAAATAGCATGGGTTGTATTTCCGGAAGGCTGTCCTTTACGTAAAGCCAATTCAACTTGGCTGCAAACGAAGGGAGTGCCCTTTGATAACATCATTGAAGTAAGTGCATTGGACACCATGCTAAACTGTGTACGGGCAGGAATTGGAAGTAGCCTTTTAACAGAATCAGTCGTAGACAAGGAAGATGAACAAATTCAGGCATATCAAGTACCGGAGCAATTTAGATATGCTACTTCCCGATTGGTTACTCGAAAAAGTTTATTTCTAAGCAAGACCTTCAAAGCTTTTGCGGCGTGTTTCGAAGAAGCAATGAACTTAAGAAACAACATAAATAAGGTGTAG
- a CDS encoding GNAT family N-acetyltransferase — MDSRKLEEIKELQSNVEKHDNIRLKLNWDMLAKRKNTGEYDYFHYTGQKLTGFLGVYDFGSKLEICSMVDASSRRQGVATSLFSQALSDWGASKKEILYNYPEGSKSGEAFAKENGWVLAFTEYEMCCEISPGDEASVINVRDAQPTDEDMIYFLDTQGFEMSLEDAKGIYYIQEDPTNGTQLIEVAGEIVGKMRLDIGETETWIYGFVIMEKHRGKGYGRAALWQVTKEQLRTKKRVCLEVVATNAGALHLYESCGYTSFGAQHYYKSKNGSD; from the coding sequence ATGGACAGCAGGAAGCTTGAAGAGATCAAAGAGCTTCAAAGCAACGTTGAGAAGCACGATAACATCCGTTTAAAGCTCAATTGGGACATGCTTGCCAAACGGAAGAACACCGGTGAATATGACTATTTTCATTATACGGGCCAAAAGCTTACCGGCTTTTTAGGCGTGTACGACTTCGGCTCAAAGCTGGAAATATGCAGCATGGTGGACGCTTCGTCTAGACGTCAAGGTGTGGCCACAAGCCTCTTTTCACAAGCCTTAAGCGATTGGGGAGCGTCAAAGAAGGAGATCCTCTATAATTATCCAGAGGGTAGTAAAAGTGGTGAAGCCTTTGCAAAAGAAAATGGTTGGGTGCTGGCTTTTACGGAGTATGAAATGTGCTGTGAAATATCTCCTGGGGATGAAGCGAGTGTGATCAACGTACGGGATGCGCAACCTACCGACGAAGACATGATCTATTTTCTGGATACGCAAGGATTTGAGATGTCCTTGGAGGATGCGAAAGGCATCTATTACATACAGGAAGACCCAACGAATGGGACACAGCTCATTGAGGTTGCTGGAGAAATCGTTGGAAAAATGCGCCTTGATATAGGAGAAACAGAGACGTGGATTTATGGTTTTGTAATTATGGAAAAGCACCGCGGCAAGGGATATGGCCGTGCAGCGCTCTGGCAAGTAACAAAAGAGCAGTTGAGAACAAAAAAACGTGTGTGCTTAGAAGTCGTGGCTACAAATGCAGGGGCATTGCATTTGTACGAGTCATGTGGATATACGTCTTTTGGTGCACAGCATTATTATAAAAGCAAGAATGGCAGCGACTGA
- a CDS encoding HAD family hydrolase: protein MKAVIFDFDGLLLDTETPWFDAYAAVFERYDQKLPLEKYAQAIGTDIDVFHPLRYLETLLGKPIVDADYELFIQDFHADRMKELPLRPGVKAYLQAAQEAGLSIALASSSDRKWIDRWTKKHCIDRYFSVINTRDDVERVKPDPALYEKTVRELGVEKKDVVVFEDSLNGLTAAKKAGLTCVIVPNQVTAQLPFEAHDWRLESMEETPFLMLLKQLESGRGNDGQQEA from the coding sequence TTGAAAGCTGTTATCTTTGATTTTGATGGTTTGCTATTAGATACAGAAACGCCATGGTTCGATGCCTATGCGGCAGTTTTTGAACGGTATGATCAAAAGCTTCCTTTAGAGAAATACGCACAAGCAATAGGAACGGATATCGACGTGTTTCATCCACTACGTTACTTAGAAACATTGCTTGGCAAACCAATTGTGGATGCAGATTACGAATTGTTTATTCAAGATTTTCATGCAGATCGAATGAAGGAGCTCCCCTTGCGTCCGGGGGTGAAGGCGTATTTACAGGCAGCGCAGGAAGCTGGTCTGTCCATTGCGCTTGCTTCAAGCTCAGATCGAAAATGGATTGATCGTTGGACGAAGAAGCATTGCATCGATAGGTATTTTTCTGTGATTAATACACGGGATGATGTAGAGCGCGTTAAGCCAGATCCAGCCTTGTATGAAAAAACAGTGAGAGAACTCGGCGTTGAGAAGAAAGACGTCGTTGTTTTTGAAGATTCATTGAATGGCCTCACAGCGGCGAAAAAAGCCGGACTGACATGTGTGATTGTTCCTAACCAAGTCACAGCACAACTCCCCTTTGAAGCACACGATTGGCGGTTGGAATCTATGGAAGAGACACCCTTTCTAATGCTATTAAAGCAATTGGAGAGCGGGAGGGGAAACGATGGACAGCAGGAAGCTTGA
- a CDS encoding protein kinase family protein, which yields MKTARELAHSVQFSASEQEPSLLSKAEELIFAGKGRSAYVFRIKGTSKVLKVFFTPFHHIAQEEAAIYRQLQGLSFYPTLYEYGDGYLVIEYIEGQTFYSCLIHGHPVEKAHIEAVDEALSAARERGLNPSDIHLQNIILTPSGEVKLIDVARFRQMKSCHQWNDLKRAFATHYGKWYFPKKMPVPLLKSIARLYKKNMLPRVGAS from the coding sequence ATGAAAACAGCACGTGAGCTTGCACATAGTGTTCAATTTTCAGCATCTGAGCAAGAGCCTTCATTGCTTTCAAAAGCAGAAGAGCTTATTTTCGCCGGAAAAGGCAGAAGTGCCTATGTATTTCGAATCAAAGGCACATCTAAAGTGTTAAAAGTGTTTTTTACACCCTTTCATCATATTGCTCAAGAAGAAGCAGCCATTTATCGCCAGCTCCAAGGACTGTCTTTTTATCCAACACTTTATGAATATGGCGATGGATACCTTGTCATTGAGTATATAGAAGGGCAAACCTTTTACAGCTGTCTTATTCACGGGCATCCAGTCGAGAAGGCTCATATTGAAGCAGTTGACGAGGCCTTGTCAGCCGCTAGAGAAAGAGGTTTAAATCCCTCGGATATTCACTTGCAGAACATCATCTTAACACCAAGCGGCGAAGTGAAACTGATTGATGTTGCTCGGTTCAGGCAAATGAAATCGTGTCACCAATGGAATGATTTAAAAAGAGCTTTTGCGACTCACTATGGAAAATGGTATTTTCCGAAAAAAATGCCGGTACCGTTGCTGAAAAGCATCGCACGGTTGTATAAGAAAAACATGCTGCCTCGTGTCGGTGCATCTTAA
- a CDS encoding HD domain-containing protein, with the protein MRKVTLEQLFLHPIAQKYLSRSGIAHAVTVAEHAAAYAQREGENMDFAAKAGLLHDIGHYTWYRDGEWDTALYRQNDIHAIKGATRAHKLLLQLGEHPANAKTVAIAILLHTDSYLPEGKLALNPLQRIVHEADEADEEPNGAHHYRKMTPSTALARIIALDHKVEANDRLNAQQTS; encoded by the coding sequence ATGCGTAAGGTCACTTTGGAACAACTGTTTTTACACCCTATTGCCCAAAAATATCTCTCCCGTTCAGGCATTGCACATGCGGTAACGGTTGCAGAGCATGCAGCGGCGTACGCGCAACGAGAAGGGGAGAATATGGATTTCGCCGCAAAAGCGGGTCTGTTACACGATATTGGGCATTATACTTGGTATCGAGACGGTGAATGGGACACAGCGCTTTATCGTCAAAACGATATTCATGCCATTAAAGGCGCGACACGTGCGCATAAGCTACTTCTTCAGCTTGGAGAGCATCCTGCGAATGCCAAGACCGTCGCCATTGCGATTCTCCTTCATACCGATTCATACCTTCCAGAGGGAAAGTTGGCTTTAAATCCATTGCAGCGGATCGTTCATGAGGCAGATGAAGCAGATGAGGAGCCAAATGGCGCGCATCATTATCGTAAAATGACCCCTTCCACTGCGCTAGCACGCATTATCGCACTTGATCATAAAGTAGAAGCCAATGACAGATTAAATGCTCAGCAAACGAGTTGA
- a CDS encoding metal-dependent hydrolase: MTGKTHIVGGIAAGCLAIEFTNASPGVVLIMSTISSLLPDLCHKGSKIGRRFKGLSWLISGLFGHRTITHSWVLFIGGSLLLYNLLPESSYAVGYAFGVGSHLLLDALTTKGIQLFWPIRLRVRSPLYTKTGGVVEYAIMLAMIGYICYVGLSA, translated from the coding sequence ATGACAGGAAAAACACATATTGTCGGCGGCATCGCAGCAGGTTGTCTAGCGATTGAATTCACAAATGCTTCACCAGGGGTTGTTCTCATTATGAGTACAATTAGCTCGCTTTTACCGGATCTTTGTCATAAGGGATCTAAAATTGGGCGTCGCTTTAAAGGTCTTTCATGGCTGATTAGTGGATTGTTTGGGCATCGAACCATCACACATAGCTGGGTGCTGTTTATCGGGGGGAGCCTCTTGCTTTACAATCTACTTCCTGAGTCTTCCTACGCAGTGGGGTATGCGTTTGGTGTAGGAAGTCACTTACTCCTCGATGCGTTAACAACGAAAGGCATTCAACTGTTTTGGCCTATTCGATTGCGCGTGCGTTCACCGCTTTACACAAAAACGGGCGGTGTTGTGGAATACGCGATCATGCTGGCGATGATAGGTTATATTTGTTATGTCGGGCTTTCCGCGTAA
- a CDS encoding alpha/beta fold hydrolase: MAHSIRVEKDVSLFVEDIGEGQPIVFIHGWPVNHKMFEYQMNELPKKGYRCIGIDLRGFGKSDKPAFGYDYDTLAQDVKKVIDSLQLSNVFVAGFSMGGPIAIRYATKFAGDELKQLILMGAAAPSFTQRSGYDVGMKKEDVDELITSIQADRPQAIKDFGSAFFYSDVSDSLANWFLGLGLEASAYGTIAAAESLRDEDLREEVTKVSVPTLLMHGKKDEICDFAFSEKLHEAIPNSTLIPFENSGHGLIYDEKEACNQALLNLLR, encoded by the coding sequence ATGGCACACTCAATACGTGTAGAAAAAGATGTATCCCTATTCGTTGAAGATATCGGTGAAGGGCAGCCGATCGTCTTTATTCATGGCTGGCCAGTTAATCATAAAATGTTTGAGTATCAGATGAACGAACTGCCTAAAAAAGGGTACCGATGTATCGGCATTGACCTTCGTGGCTTTGGCAAATCAGACAAACCAGCATTTGGGTATGATTACGATACGCTTGCTCAGGATGTAAAAAAGGTCATTGATTCGCTACAACTATCAAATGTTTTTGTGGCAGGCTTTTCAATGGGAGGACCGATTGCCATTCGTTACGCAACGAAGTTCGCCGGTGACGAACTCAAGCAATTAATCCTTATGGGTGCAGCAGCGCCTAGCTTTACACAGCGTAGTGGGTATGATGTAGGGATGAAAAAAGAGGATGTGGATGAACTTATTACTTCTATCCAAGCGGATCGGCCACAAGCTATAAAAGATTTTGGCTCTGCATTCTTTTACAGCGATGTTTCTGATTCTTTGGCGAACTGGTTTTTAGGTCTAGGTCTTGAAGCCTCGGCATATGGCACCATTGCAGCGGCAGAATCTTTAAGGGATGAAGACCTTCGCGAAGAAGTCACGAAGGTGTCTGTTCCTACATTGCTCATGCATGGCAAAAAAGATGAGATTTGTGACTTTGCCTTTTCAGAAAAATTGCATGAGGCGATTCCGAATTCAACTTTGATACCGTTTGAAAACAGCGGTCACGGTCTCATCTATGATGAAAAAGAGGCTTGCAACCAAGCCCTGCTTAATTTATTGCGTTAA
- a CDS encoding sugar phosphate isomerase/epimerase yields MSIRTKHHLDVQMAWWTMQGLGENGKEWDDASKIAAIHNAGFTGICGFLPEEEKAQWWQQALSDHQLHFSVNAYPSSLDDFKGFLEKVHAYEGKVSFINAQVMTPFLVGDQAGELLQSMHDAADEAGVPVYIETHRGTITQDLLRTVSYVNCHNNLELTIDFSHYVLAGEMKTISAEAETLLQVLLNRTASIHGRISNGEQIQVDVSHPNNDDFLRWWTEGMRKWRRTATEGSYFPFVCELGPPPYALIGQSEEEEKAQRWEQSLVMASLARQAWEKSI; encoded by the coding sequence ATGTCTATCCGCACTAAACACCATCTTGATGTGCAAATGGCGTGGTGGACGATGCAAGGACTTGGTGAAAACGGTAAAGAATGGGACGACGCTAGTAAAATAGCGGCAATTCACAACGCTGGTTTTACTGGGATTTGTGGATTTTTGCCTGAAGAAGAAAAGGCACAGTGGTGGCAACAAGCGCTATCGGATCACCAGCTTCACTTTAGTGTAAACGCATATCCATCAAGTCTCGATGATTTCAAGGGATTTTTGGAGAAAGTACATGCGTATGAAGGAAAAGTGTCGTTCATCAATGCCCAAGTCATGACGCCATTTCTTGTTGGTGACCAAGCAGGTGAACTGCTTCAATCCATGCATGATGCAGCAGATGAGGCTGGTGTTCCGGTTTATATTGAAACACACCGCGGTACAATTACACAGGACCTCCTTCGCACTGTGTCCTACGTGAATTGCCACAACAACTTAGAGCTAACCATTGACTTTTCTCATTATGTGTTGGCTGGAGAAATGAAAACCATTTCTGCTGAGGCAGAGACTTTGCTACAGGTTTTATTAAACAGAACAGCATCCATTCATGGACGAATATCCAACGGAGAACAGATTCAGGTGGACGTTTCGCACCCGAACAACGACGATTTTCTTCGTTGGTGGACGGAGGGAATGAGGAAATGGAGACGTACAGCTACTGAGGGGAGTTATTTTCCCTTTGTTTGTGAGCTTGGACCGCCGCCATATGCTTTGATTGGTCAAAGTGAAGAAGAAGAAAAAGCACAGCGGTGGGAACAATCTCTGGTTATGGCAAGCCTTGCTCGTCAAGCATGGGAGAAGTCAATCTAA
- a CDS encoding phytanoyl-CoA dioxygenase family protein, which produces MKRLTKEQKSTFDNEGYVVVKGLFSQEDVEVIRSTFERIGNESVPGYFEPDLSGDAVDPLQRYPRVMHPHRFNETAKNYMLHSPVLDVLEDLYSEDVLAAQSMFYYKPPGARGQALHQDNFFLKVDPGNCIAAWTAIDAADEDNGGLLVVPQTNNDEIVCPEESDATESFTKGYVKPPKGKKAVPVKLDEGDVLFFNGNLIHGSYRNKTKDRFRRAFICHYANASAREIGMHYNPLYKSNGESLELNINPDGGPCGVEHEDVYPH; this is translated from the coding sequence ATGAAAAGGCTAACGAAGGAACAAAAAAGCACATTCGATAATGAAGGATATGTCGTCGTTAAAGGGCTGTTTTCACAAGAGGACGTTGAAGTAATTCGTAGCACATTTGAGCGGATTGGAAATGAAAGTGTTCCTGGTTATTTTGAACCTGATTTGTCAGGGGATGCAGTGGACCCGTTACAACGCTACCCTCGCGTGATGCACCCACATCGATTTAATGAAACCGCAAAAAATTATATGCTTCATTCACCTGTGCTTGATGTGCTTGAAGACTTGTATAGTGAGGACGTGCTTGCTGCGCAGAGTATGTTTTACTATAAGCCACCAGGTGCAAGAGGGCAGGCACTGCATCAAGATAACTTTTTTTTAAAAGTTGATCCAGGGAACTGTATTGCGGCTTGGACAGCAATTGATGCCGCGGACGAAGACAATGGGGGGTTGCTCGTTGTTCCACAAACCAACAACGATGAAATCGTTTGTCCAGAGGAATCCGATGCCACTGAGTCCTTTACAAAAGGTTACGTTAAACCACCTAAAGGTAAAAAAGCTGTTCCTGTAAAACTTGATGAAGGCGATGTACTCTTCTTTAATGGCAATTTAATTCATGGCTCGTATAGAAACAAAACGAAGGACCGCTTTCGACGGGCGTTTATTTGTCATTATGCCAACGCATCCGCGAGAGAAATTGGCATGCATTACAACCCGCTGTACAAAAGCAATGGAGAATCACTTGAATTGAACATAAATCCTGATGGCGGTCCTTGTGGAGTTGAACACGAAGATGTCTATCCGCACTAA